One Megasphaera vaginalis (ex Bordigoni et al. 2020) genomic region harbors:
- a CDS encoding helix-turn-helix domain-containing protein: MKPLEEVMTAAEAAELWGISPRVVQKACTGQNGYPPRFTLDEARKAGRIWLVTRAGMERVYGKIRHIDI, from the coding sequence ATGAAACCATTAGAGGAAGTTATGACAGCTGCAGAAGCGGCTGAATTGTGGGGGATTTCTCCGCGGGTAGTACAGAAAGCTTGCACCGGTCAAAATGGATATCCGCCTAGATTTACACTAGACGAAGCCAGAAAGGCAGGGCGTATCTGGCTCGTGACTCGTGCCGGTATGGAACGGGTGTATGGTAAGATAAGACATATTGATATATAA